The Bombus huntii isolate Logan2020A unplaced genomic scaffold, iyBomHunt1.1 ctg00000146.1, whole genome shotgun sequence genomic sequence aattattatcaacatgatgactcactcttacggattaatacgtgtctgtagggcaatccggtggacttgatcggctttttacttcgaaagttgagtaatcggtgtcgctttcttacgcatctttgaactgtataaatgttttaaaattgtttgatccagaatgtaccacaccggacaatcaagaaggcaggtgccttgactacagaaaatgtaaacctctgcaagaaatatggcagatacagtaccgtacagccaccgatttttatagacgatcagtgtgcagataccagggcaatgttacgatcgtttgctgtccgaacgatccaaacaaagagaagagagaaattttaataaaaactgtgtataagtataaggctttgcgaccaccatactgtggttttagcaacgtctctcataccagggtggtcgatggtaaaccagctgaacttggtacgttttatgtctttctttccgattaataataagccatttactgcaaagaatgaactttaaaggcattaaacagcacatcaatgtacatttcaattagactaaataataatgctatgattttatcggtagtaactttacttattaacttgaattatttctttcttttacttcatgttaggaagagtatctttttgcttgaaataaaaaattgatataggagtaataatatggatagagatcaaaaactgttagggcagaaattacacgtttgaactttatagttcagtatagttcaaatagaaattatatagaattatttaataatttgtattccactggaataaaaatttaatttctgtctttatcaaatctctatttcagagtatttgtacgtatgtacttatcgtctgctgtatgatcgaatatcgaataggtaataatcgttgttacccgttatgtgagaaaaaattatgtatattcacaactatgactattgcattttaggcgcttggccatggatcgctgcattaggttttcgtaatccccgaaacccagacaaaccactatggaagtgcggaggttccctgatatcggctaggcatgttttgaccgcagcacattgtgcacatatggatggaatagaaaacatacacaatcataatattgtcattcttagattggtggaggaggtgccattttcgagtaagtcctcaaatatatatatatatatatatgctattgagtattactgaagtatcatatcctgaaatttcttactgtacacatatattgtgtcataaagcgtgtataattctttctcatacttttggtcattcgtttcctgcattttcatttatttttttatttttcagggtacgtatatcccatttgtacgaaagagcccctacgaaagagcaacttcgtcggctataacccccttgttgctggatggggagcattaagatatagtaagtgatatcaattttataataaaattaaatagttccagtcttaaatatctttcttattttcttcgtaggacgaccacgacgtaatgcattaatggaagtacaaatgccagtgattaagaacgccgaatgcaaaatagcttattccaaatttcctaatgcacctgatatcactgatggtataatatgcgccgaacatgctcagggtggagaggattcttgtacggtaattaagttacagagttactacaaactatacggtatctgaagacacgtcgattcgaattaacatcaaatcgacgtcttaaacattaaaaataatagataaacacaatttaatagttttgcccacttctcacacctcgttatggtatttaatctaatttccttctaatcttagttttgctcaaaatacatataacatgtacgttataaattggagtatttcaatacacaaatcaatagaagattattactgtatataagtataatttcaatacaattcgatcgatatatttcagtgtctttgattaaaaatttaacgatcctttcaggctgaccgcggcggaccactgctgatacaacatgaattaacctcgtatttaataggtattgtgtcttatgcttataagtgcggcacagctgggtatcccagcgtttacactagggtcacatcgtaccttgacttcattctccaagcgatgcaataatatgatattactgttccataaatatcattgtgtaaaaaacgtaaagttggattttcttattgtggagataagaaacagctcaaatttacattgttttgtacgttacaaattataggcttaaaatgtacgaaatgtaactttgaaacgacactaattttttacgcacgataaacctccacgacttaggtatgtaaagatgataaacgtgtattaattctattaatttggtaataataaaccaactttctgagaagttctgtaaatttcgtttctgttgtatcaagagaataatggaatattccacttagatcgtatacttcttgtacgtacgtacaaaattttccggctaatctaaaacacttcataagatagagagcttctggaaattcggacacagagagtgcataaaatacaagataagtctcgtgtctttcaaaattattttttattcgctaaaaacgtcctgtgtactcatgcaatcacatgcaacctcgaaacttcacttattttttatcactttccaattcaatacacagtttcagcatttttgactatatgtaagagaaatttccattcagccaaaggtgtacttacagattatagattcctatacgactctcagtaaaaatttatccgcactccagatagttaaaacttctgtcgaccgtattgatccatctgcactcttcgtatgacgtcaatatctgttcagtgctgctgcgcaggtttctttgtgttacgtcaattcgtttgtgaccgttgcgcgagtaatggcgctttgcaatggtgatttgcaggaaaacagtgcaggatgctgtgattcgtttcttgtggtcggaggttatgtttgatgcctatatttatcaaagatttaatgcacattatggagaaagtgttttgtcacgaagtgtgtttgaatgggcacaaaagttcaaagaagatcgcacgagtgttatgaaaaaacagctggacgcccgtccacatccacgatgacaacattgaacgtgctcatgaacttatgctctatggaatagacgagtgacactggataatgtggcaaatcatttgcaaatcagccacggctctgcttatgcaatagtgcacgacagatttggattttaaaaagtttgtgcgagatggatgccgaaaaagctgatgaaaaggtgaagacgacgatgcattcgtggttcgcagctcagcccaaaacattttttaatgagaaaatacaaaggtccttcggcaaatggacaaagtgtatacagaaatcgagtgattatgtcaaaaaatgatgtatgtcttttttgacaattgcttaaaataaattctacaccgacagagcgggtaactttttactcaccctcgtaagacacttaaatttccaatctattatgatgaataaaagagcttatactattaaatctaattgtattttgttgcatgagagtacacgtgtatgtgatgtacattacctttatatccccttgaacgcttcaatattgcgcatatatactatattttgtacagcttctataaaatttcgtatgtttgtttaggctgttaatctagaggctggagtacaaagaagtggcacaatgatgtgggctgatgacatttataattatcaaggaatcacccctacattcgctcaggtatatatcgttgactataacgtatttaacatatatgattgttagaatattaataattaatttttaattctatcagaattttaatgaaactgtcccttgggaaggaagaactgataccttgatatcacggtttgtacatcctatatatacgacaaattttagaacattatataacgaagaaccagatcgtcgtggccatgtgatgtgaataaaaggacttgaatttgatgatatttttataatgttagataacataactaagtatcttcacagtaagataggatgacatggtttacatgatcttaatgttgttcactcgagtgatgatattataaggaaaagcgtaatatcacaggtaggatgattcataatttagaactactaactcatgtatgtattaaaaattaaagaaatatattaaattttataggatatttatgtttagtaaccagtaattcagagattggtattcatggttactataacgaggctgtagaaacgcaccctttcttctttgcaaatggtcctgtatttatgtctaagccgaaactggaacctctgaataatttagatttattcttgttattttctaaaatacttatctacagtataccataaggaatgataccgtatcgcacctaatcaagtgccttaagaaacatcaacaggatatcacagtaagtaatcccttatcgacagaagtgtaagtaaaagttatgtgtcattgttatacacaattatgtgttagtgttatacacagttatttatcattttctattaattcagttgtagccactacaatatctatgacactggtagtaattataagaacaataatgatgttctataagaggaaatgatgattaggaacaaaaacttacaggtaagtcaaagtatatgttatttgccatttgaaaagaaagttactaacttggaattttttgataaataataattgtgcaaaatatattggatttcaaatttgtcaaaaattgaaatttaagaagcattgtaataatataacattaatattttgatttttcaggagatatcatgcggtggatggataatatgtaaaaaatattaagcagtatatgaattttcatattgcgtagagataacaaaatgaattttaaaaaatgtcgacacggtaataagaaatagcatcgtgacaaagaatatataaagacagtttcattttttataaataaaaatttgttgttccagattttgaaatacagtgaaacgtttaattagtatcttaatatctttaaataattattattttagaatcaattgtaattgtatcatacgtacttttgaattcgtgcaagaacatatgtaattttgaagtagttattattaggaaactgttagacgcgaacagtatgcgaaaagttagtatgcagtgtaataattatcaatcaaaacacaagaattaaattcttgaggaaaaaatttccggaatttcttatttacatgattatagagaaatccataataaaaaggagctgctttctaatacttcgcttccttgtaatacctacgttaacaataacgaggttcgactttttgtttttagagggatactggaaaatttgaaagtacagtaccattgggaagaaaatcacgatattgaaaacgatatttgcaagtaaatttccaaaaaatctgttttcaaattttcgctttctatttcacattaaaagaaagggagggctgccttctttttctgcaagacaaaacaaacattctgaatctcgtatcaatgaatgatgtcaataagttatttttcttttcagattgaacaatattccagatttattcataatttcatactacgcgaagaatagactttcataggtatataaaggaaatattaagtataggaaaactctttttcgttgtaggtgacatatgcttcacggttgaacacatgtatttttgaacacatataaatgaaaaagtactcttatggagaaaaagaattgataccttcgattgacattagataatgtatataaacttatgaacaatcactatcactatcagtttgtattttaggtgcacacgcagatttgttggagttcttataaaatgtacttcctgtacgaacgttttattcttccaaattttacgatactatgtctcatatgataactatatggattaaacgtaatataaatgatccgaaaatagactcgaacgacattaattgtctttctatttataccaatatcgaaaatacaagtaaagctggagcaatagtatgcaagaatggactatttattattttaaaccaaatcatagcatattcagaatgcacagtattatcatgaaatgtaaatgaatcagttgtaaacgaacgattttactgtaaaatcgttgccgcctttttttcatctgaaatatagcagcaatgagtacattcttttaatatataataaaacgagatatctttataaagttacatatgtcatcactggtaactgttatctcgtatgacgccaaatataccgttagtatggaatgatatttttatgaagatatactttaatgatagattttatgaatgaaacgttatataagaaaaattatctcttgttattctatgaagtgtagtagctaatgaagattaattttacgaagtattagagcaaaagagaattaaaaaattaaaaagatctaaataagattgttcgtgtggcttaattatctcaattctggtacaccacttgttacattctaactaattagcgctaaacaataacttgcaaatattaaagatattaacacctaaaggttttcaggaaattttataatatttgattattgtatatctagtcattgattgataaaatttcttgtataagcatagatcgaggttgacgtcatacgcagattgcatatcattgacaggtatcgttttaatttattttatggctagaatcgtttgaatattatacgaataattatttccattcgaacgattaataaatcacgtacctataaaagatatattacgaaaaagaggtgacgaaacaaaaaaatattggaaattccgttgtcattagatcaattacttttgcaatgatttttatttccatgtaattacatatgaaatgggtaattcattaacatctcctcgaatcgaatataattcgttacacttcacaacgattcaaataatggacgggaaatatataataactttcctgtccttgcgttaaaatagtactgtacaaatcagatgatacaacctaaccccaacctaaccccaaaaaacccaattacatccacattgcatgacagcacacttgcaatggatttttgtgatttcaatgtcacagacaatgacacaactaatcagaacacgttcgaggctatagacattgaaattaccgcgtgtttaatacgtttaaagcataaatctaaatttcacgcgattatttctttgtacattgtgaaactcttaaattatcttaatcgaataaataatcctaatgtaataaaacatcttgaaatagacctagatatctgaaacagaaactcgaaggataagaaatcctaaaaggtactaatcctaaaataacaaactcctaaataataaacaagtgataaaacctgttataaataataaaccttacctggaataatcaaatcctaactaatcgaaaataaaataaggcaagcaattcttaatctttcaagtaatttttccgaaaacacagaaagatagagaaattaaaaagacgcagcacaaattgcagcacaatgaaagtttcggagcgatgaatacgatcgtattaaactaaataattttcaaaagtgaaattacactgaaacgtatatcgatgatatttgtcatttctacgatctgtttcgcttggtcgtgcttcttttctgatgtaaattcaatttataatacgaactaagtttcctttattattattagtcctgcgtctttttaattcgtcacttcttttatttcagaacaatgacgggctccaagatgctgttcggatgtttggcgttaattgcttttctgcatccattagttcacgtttgtacttcgagtagtacagctcaaggtttgtacttcgagttgtctttttccatgcacttcaaattccaatacgatctggtcacgtggccttcgtacaatttcgaaattttacctgtttggtaatcgtcaatgaaaaaagaagttatgcgtgacctcaacacattgaaacaatttttatgattttttatttgccggttggtcagcaagttaatggaaaaatttcacttaactattcgcgttaatctcttcggtttaacttttgggaaatgcttcgttagcttcgggaatattccaacgattcgttttacgtacaaaataagcatgataaatattacatcacggtaatgtaatatcggaatatattaaaggtgtaattttgttcgattaattataatttattaataatggattgaaaatacagatattagttagacagagaaacgatgtttgattaacaggaaaactaaatgcaacgctcgtatttacaacaaataacttgacaactatttggtaactctctctctctctctctctctctctctctctctctctctctctctctcactagcaactctaacactcgacaacactcgcaactcaattctaacgactctatgcttcgacgtctcgatcaactctgattctcgcaacacgcacacttttcgattcgccttgaatagcgaaaccgtccttcttctaacgttgtctattgtttccctcatacctatgtaagaactaccaactacgtgcctttagtcacgtaggcactcttaaatgtaaacgaaccacagaaacacgacgtacacggtttttctattttcagccgatctccaatcaaagctattctacgatattacaatcggcctttcctgacaatcacatctgccctcagatgtgctcatcatcgccgctcgcacttacatcactatcgtcagcattccaccatttcatgtgatcggctgccgtggaagttgtacgtggcccttcgtgctccccctctcgctgcactatgcatcggtcatttcgcaggacttttatcacccgatacggtccaagaaacttcggatgcagctttagcccgggacccctctgcatcctctcgattgccactagatctcccgtcctgtatgctgtcgccttcttgcgtctcctgttatacgcccgcttgtttcggatttggatctcctcaatccgtctctttgcgtccgcacgcagctgatctcgttcctcttggaacaccgcggcctgttcgtcctcgatgctactgctcctctttcgctcttcctctatcttcctctccgttgtttgtttacccatttcactcttgtcaggggctttgatcgtcgtggcagcatcgtgacattttcgtaggctcggttcgtacatggaagacgttaacaacttaccatctaccgagactatgatctcttctttttcgaaggtcttcacgttcatcgtgtcctcgacaatcccatcgtcgtcctcgtcatccacatcctctgtatatcgatattattggagggattccgcacgtgcgacttcccttgtcttttcgttcgccttgcattcactctcttcgagtctatccgaaaacttgaaacaaccctcacatccgcaacgctatccttctcagtaaattcgcaaatatcatcaacaacatcctgttgctgttgtttagccagattcttcctcctcgtgatgttcgctaagtcctcctgctggccgcaagaatccgacgaggacaccatctcgtggtccactttaccaatcaccacgtgtcttgccactattctccgttcctccgacacttgctgcacagctgcccgatacttcttcaaaacttctgctaactcttctttattttcttccaattgcgacagtagctcagttcgttcgcgactagctacattaacacgatcttctgcttcggaacgttgccgcagtacttcctgcaacgaagcctgcgtctcattcggttcttgctccagtgcctgtttcgctttaactgcaactgctctagcgcattctgcatcttctaactggttcttcagctgtcgtaaagctgctttacccgtcgagtcacctttcgatctctccagcatcgtttgagcgtctcttagcaatgctttggttctcttcaaatctctttttagcctatgttgcatgtccttaacgtgtgacaaatctatctcactcgcctgtgtctctacatctatcttgaggacttccggacactcatcgggattttcgtcctttattctactaataaaagattctcccccttttatacttatttcaacagtgtccaaaaagtctgcgccaataataagcgaatgttgcatcactgtgtctggaactacgtgtatggttatacagtacgactcattgtctataataatgttcgtggaaaatttcccgagcgtaaaattccttccggaaccgacaccgccaaatccaacgatttcccgacttaatctgggcgctccgattttcacatgctgatctgctcgcattagagtcagctcactaccggtgtctatcaacgcgctcaatttgaaattttccatcttaacatccttaccacgccttgtttgtaacgaccgaaacacgctgtaaactttttttgagggctcacccaaattgtcgcaacttgatgcgatgtgtccgtactccctacatttgaagcaattgtagcatcgcgtcttcctcgcatctccagatcgaccgggttccttgttcctctcggtttcggacagcttcgccaccggctttaccctgttactcttcggctcctcaaatttcgtcctcatctccatatctctttttatcgcttcgtagcgcctgaaacgctcttttaattgctcgatattcctggctccgtatagcacagtcttgttcgcgacctcgtcgggaatgccttgaataatgtagtctatcaaggattgcgtatcaacccttccttgttttgcaatcccgcacatgtgatacatatattgttgcagactctcatctgctttcttctttctatgggataactcgccatgtatctgttggtcgcttactacattttcaaactcattcctcaacgccttttttagctttgcccaggacttcgcgcatcgtttttgtcgtacgaaggcctgagcggagcctgcgagtaatttcttagcataggccaccatgtgggcgtctgaccaaccccacacttctgccatttcctcgaagtcttccacccactgatttaccctcagcagatcatccccgctgaatttctctaatgagtcttccacgtctttaagactcaacatcgaaccgacgcataccttctgctgctactcatcgcggtcctgatacaccgctcgcgtgcctctcctgtattctcgcgcgccttgtttatcgtcctcgccttcactttcgtcggagctctcttcttccgacgatacatcgtctccttctagggccgcctgtagccgcgcgcgtagttcggattttcttcccgttaccttcaaccccaagctaacgagacgcgctctcagctctttcgtcctcagcttctcgaggtcttcctctccctcttgactgcgttcggctctctgcttgcttcttagatctcgctggtttgttggttcttcgccacgcttcgaatccttaggagtagatcgaccaggtttgcacgctctgttcaacctggcaaccagcactgatctcgcaccggatataggcagattcatctgtgcgagcttactcctcagctcctccagcgtcaaatcctcttcacccgacaatcgttcgtcttcaacgtttgccattttattctattcttttctactcccgcagaaatagctccgttaaatcgtatcgtttctctgtcttattcaatcccggacgagcccccacttgtaatatcggaatatattaataatggattgaaaatacagatattagttagacagagaaacgatgtttgattaacaggaaaactaaatgcaacgctcgtatttacaacaaataacttgacaactatttggtaactctctctctctctctctctctctctctctcactagcaactctaacactcgacaacactcgcaactcaattctaacgactctatgcttcgacgtctcgatcaactctgattctcgcaacacgcacacttttcgattcgccttggatagcgaaaccgtccttcttctaacgcgtttttaatacgcgatggcgctatcactttctaaaagcgtcgtctttacatttccgatggccacgggcacatccgactgccagatatacaatgtgttataagagtatcattaccatacttttcatgaaaagagcaatttttcttgataactatactctgtaacatagattgaagtcgctgatttgatccctctgatatcgttgtcttatgagagtctcgtctggtcttgattggttctgttgactcttatcgttgtgaaaaatcgattcgttgtgtaccttttttgtatagagaattattttgtggtagaatataatgttgtaatatttgtggtctttactttactaattttgtcactgagccgctctttggttagttgagcgattcatattccgcatatattccgtacttgcttcgcttggtacttttataattttcgcagttacaataaaaaatttaattcttaacagattaaagatttaacctcttgctttatagtgtacaataattttttttttttttttttttttgtataggttatgtgatccatagtttgagtgagtagtacatatatatatatatatatatatatatttaagattaatattttatcagtttctgttcgtaacaacatcgaagtagtcaataagtttgaagagtataattaaggaagttatgaagcaagaggttaagaacaaattctgaaagaggttatgtacaactcagtagtactgctttacattactttgcgaattacttttcaagcataaaaatagtttaacagccacttatagttacttccttaccattacattcattaaattcgtttgattttgtaaacaaaataaccacgctgaccagtctcttatttaaaatagaattattttgtcatatatccaacagtttactttctcttcgctttgtctcgtattacgactttataacggtgtttctttaaactttaaacgatcgtaataaatgtatttacggacgatgactgatatctggtctgtcttaaagttgcaactaattagtaccccgttactttggacgttatgaaatgttgtataaccaaagacttatcttctcttttggtagttgcataagagaagactgagccgttgaaacgctcgaatagattagctgattcgcttaacgtatttttacttccgacgagctaaacacaagagcagaaagcacataaggaataatacagaaacgtcaaacgtatacagaaatatatttcgtaaaagcattagtacgtaacatgtctttataattctatttatgtatagtaaaatggcttgtatccattttcatgaattataactgacatttcaaagcattcatgtagatatgtaactctcgttaattaataatttaacaatgcgtcatgaaacgtatcattttcgtttcttcctttgtttcgttatacacaggaacgaatttgtaaataaagatgtataatcaacgataac encodes the following:
- the LOC126877334 gene encoding venom serine protease Bi-VSP-like; the protein is MTGSKMLFGCLALIAFLHPLVHVCTSSKCTTPDNQEGRCLDYRKCKPLQEIWQIQYRTATDFYRRSVCRYQGNVTIVCCPNDPNKEKREILIKTVYKYKALRPPYCGFSNVSHTRVVDGKPAELGAWPWIAALGFRNPRNPDKPLWKCGGSLISARHVLTAAHCAHMDGIENIHNHNIVILRLVEEVPFSRYVYPICTKEPLRKSNFVGYNPLVAGWGALRYRRPRRNALMEVQMPVIKNAECKIAYSKFPNAPDITDGIICAEHAQGGEDSCTADRGGPLLIQHELTSYLIGIVSYAYKCGTAGYPSVYTRVTSYLDFILQAMQ